One part of the Rutidosis leptorrhynchoides isolate AG116_Rl617_1_P2 chromosome 1, CSIRO_AGI_Rlap_v1, whole genome shotgun sequence genome encodes these proteins:
- the LOC139902810 gene encoding uncharacterized protein, translating into MPVAFAMVDKESNESWSWFLHLFRTQVASRNPKELCVISDSHQGILNAQLQQPFQGPSIEEIMLDSQDIDPKMWSLFRDKDHHRWGNLTTNIAKSLNNVLRYARVMPIKAYIEYNFDYTRIHFIEQYDYAREWNAPLARKYWKLYQFRETRATSHMVTVYNVEHGVYNIHTIEERIGDRGNEFIVQIVTGNYSCGRWQNQRIRCSHVIASCGHRDEDPKTLMSGMFRTKRWENQYKGKFSPLRDVIYWGHSNTVIRADPVKLITSQIDNT; encoded by the exons ATGCCTGTTGCATTTGCAATGGTTGATAAAGAAAGCAACGAAAGTTGGTCATGGTTTTTGCATCTATTCAGAACTCAAGTCGCTTCACGTAATCCAAAGGAGTTGTGTGTTATTTCAGACAGCCATCAAGGAATTCTTAATGCC CAACTTCAACAGCCGTTTCAAGGACCATCAATTGAAGAGATTATGTTGGACAGTCAG GACATCGATCCAAAAATGTGGTCCCTGTTCAGGGATAAAGACCATCATCGTTGGGGTAACCTTACGACAAACATAGCCAAGTCACTTAATAACGTATTGCGTTATGCTCGGGTGATGCCAATCAAGGCATATATCGAATACAATTTTGATTACACTAGAATACACTTCATCGAGCAATATGATTATGCGAGGGAATGGAATGCACCGTTAGCTAGAAAATATTGGAAACTATATCAATTCCGTGAAACAAGGGCAACGAGTCATATGGTAACAGTCTATAATGTCGAACATGGTGTATATAATATTCATACAATCGAAGAAAGAATAGGAGATAGAGGCAATGAATTCATTGTTCAAATTGTTACAGGAAACTATTCATGTGGAAGATGGCAGAATCAAAGAATTCGTTGCTCTCACGTCATTGCTTCTTGTGGACATCGAGATGAAGATCCAAAGACTCTTATGAGCGGTATGTTCCGAACAAAAAGGTGGGAAAATCAGTATAAGGGTAAATTTTCTCCACTTCGAGACGTTATTTATTGGGGACACTCAAACACCGTTATTAGGGCAGATCCAGTTAAATTGATAACCAGTCAAATTGATAACACATAA